The alpha proteobacterium U9-1i genome includes a region encoding these proteins:
- a CDS encoding DNA helicase: MLEHLRAVFSRAQGVSDGLIEISWTDARAPHKLNAGELFPLNDLERAAAHAERLNADPNRNVYLSAGLRRAGTYLHSRGEDVDIDEVTACWADFDNQGALATALQVTEALDLAPNLVTFTGREPHLRGQMWWILDAPSKELATHRLVQRSLAAKLGGDTTVINPSRVMRLIGSVAWPLKAGRVLEMTGVLAEEAVRVAPYKLEEIVAALTAAEAMISADAPLFRASAKPSATVLDFNGAEPVHDLDSLIARAAEPSQWHRHALLAVAHLLGRGTPPDVVVDMLTTRLQQPGYTYPATRQEIVVMTEGGIRRGLYRERAVEAVEPETPKESPFKTLRQLLEMPRPEWMIADYLPERSMSALFAPPGAFKSFLALDMAMCVAYGLPWHGFATKQRRALYICAEGQYDFATRLLVWAHCRAHDVETDQFFVLPVPVNFLDAAKADLLIEAIGEHLGGVGLVVIDTLARNFGPGDENSTKDMNAYVASTAKLVERGAHVMHVHHTGKDGSKGERGSSAFLGALDTSLMLERDGHSDVATLFVKKQKSAPEAKPLRLRFPAMEVINPTTGEVTSSLVPTLTDGPVVLVHPPRAAPSRPPSLKMLRIQQRLQEGPASLSELAVHLKANLQKTIIAMMKRGAVVTNPDGSYCAVVVSSPEKNQEDDE; the protein is encoded by the coding sequence ATGCTCGAACACTTGCGGGCCGTGTTTTCGCGCGCACAGGGCGTGAGTGACGGCCTCATTGAGATTTCATGGACCGATGCGCGTGCGCCTCACAAGCTGAACGCGGGCGAGCTATTTCCGCTGAATGATCTGGAGCGCGCGGCGGCGCACGCGGAGCGGCTCAACGCCGATCCTAACCGTAACGTCTATTTGAGCGCGGGCCTCAGAAGGGCAGGGACCTACCTGCATTCGCGCGGCGAAGACGTCGATATCGACGAGGTGACGGCGTGCTGGGCGGATTTCGACAATCAAGGCGCGCTCGCCACCGCTTTGCAGGTCACGGAAGCGCTCGATCTCGCGCCGAACCTTGTGACGTTCACCGGTCGCGAGCCGCACTTGCGCGGCCAGATGTGGTGGATACTCGACGCGCCAAGCAAAGAGTTGGCGACGCATCGCCTGGTGCAGCGCTCGCTTGCGGCGAAGCTTGGCGGCGACACCACGGTCATCAATCCAAGCCGCGTTATGCGTTTGATCGGGTCCGTGGCTTGGCCGCTGAAAGCGGGCCGCGTGCTCGAAATGACGGGCGTCCTCGCTGAAGAGGCGGTGCGCGTCGCGCCCTACAAGCTTGAAGAGATCGTCGCGGCGCTCACTGCCGCAGAGGCGATGATCTCCGCCGACGCGCCGCTCTTCCGCGCCAGCGCAAAGCCGTCAGCGACCGTACTTGATTTCAACGGCGCTGAACCGGTTCACGATCTCGACAGCCTGATCGCGCGCGCTGCCGAGCCGTCGCAGTGGCATCGCCACGCACTGCTAGCGGTGGCGCACCTCTTAGGGCGCGGCACGCCGCCTGACGTTGTCGTCGACATGCTCACGACGCGCTTGCAGCAGCCGGGCTACACCTACCCAGCGACACGGCAAGAGATCGTCGTGATGACGGAGGGCGGCATTCGCCGGGGCCTCTATCGCGAGCGGGCGGTTGAAGCGGTCGAACCAGAAACGCCAAAAGAAAGTCCGTTCAAAACATTGCGCCAACTCTTGGAGATGCCGCGCCCCGAATGGATGATTGCGGACTACCTTCCAGAGCGCAGCATGAGTGCATTGTTCGCGCCGCCTGGCGCGTTCAAAAGTTTCCTCGCCCTAGATATGGCGATGTGCGTCGCTTATGGGCTGCCGTGGCATGGCTTCGCGACGAAGCAGCGTCGCGCGTTGTACATCTGCGCTGAGGGGCAATACGACTTTGCGACGCGATTGCTTGTCTGGGCGCACTGCCGAGCCCACGACGTCGAGACCGACCAATTCTTTGTGCTGCCAGTCCCCGTCAATTTTTTGGACGCGGCGAAAGCAGATCTCTTGATTGAAGCCATCGGTGAGCATCTCGGCGGCGTAGGCTTGGTGGTCATCGACACGCTGGCGCGAAATTTCGGCCCGGGCGACGAGAACAGCACAAAGGACATGAACGCCTACGTGGCCAGTACTGCCAAACTGGTTGAGCGCGGCGCCCACGTCATGCACGTCCATCACACAGGCAAGGATGGCTCGAAAGGCGAGCGGGGCTCTAGCGCCTTCCTTGGCGCTCTTGACACGTCATTGATGCTGGAACGCGACGGGCACAGCGACGTCGCCACGCTTTTTGTAAAAAAGCAGAAGAGCGCACCGGAGGCGAAACCACTACGCCTGCGCTTCCCCGCAATGGAGGTCATCAACCCAACCACCGGCGAGGTCACTTCGTCACTTGTTCCGACCCTCACAGATGGGCCGGTCGTGTTGGTGCATCCGCCGCGCGCCGCGCCGTCTCGGCCGCCGTCTCTGAAGATGTTGCGGATCCAGCAAAGACTGCAGGAGGGACCAGCGTCGCTGAGCGAGTTGGCGGTGCACCTAAAGGCGAACCTCCAGAAAACGATTATCGCAATGATGAAAAGAGGTGCCGTGGTCACCAATCCGGACGGGTCGTATTGCGCCGTGGTGGTTAGTTCTCCTGAGAAAAATCAGGAGGATGACGAATGA
- a CDS encoding odd Oz/ten-m homolog 4 yields the protein MRVSRRIALSQLAVGTVLAALLGRPANAETTAYQYDALGRLVKVTFNGGQVVEYTYDAAGNRTQVVRVSGAPSITSFSASPTTILQGASSTLTWATTNATSASIDNGVGGVSPASGGSISVSPASTTTYTLTATGPAGQSTAQATITVTPVFNATIQVTGSGPVNLRTLANSAGYNGAMNATVTFEVGNGVTIAGAAGAPNGGIAVDTGTWPTSSYSITLNLTVKNGGKIAGGGGRGGSGGPANPGMAGGAGGLGGDAIYCQTPITITIDSGGAVQGGGGGGGGGGARRVGGTIWGGGGGGGGFALGPGGASTQSPGANGSAGTVTSGGAGGAGGSGSGQGAPGGGPGAAGLNGASASPGPGGAGGVAGYAVRKNGHTVPVTNNGTVSGTVA from the coding sequence ATGCGCGTCAGCCGTCGTATTGCGTTGTCTCAGCTTGCTGTCGGCACCGTCTTGGCGGCGTTACTGGGCCGCCCTGCAAATGCTGAAACGACGGCTTATCAATACGACGCACTCGGGCGCCTTGTGAAAGTTACGTTCAACGGCGGACAAGTCGTTGAGTACACATACGATGCCGCTGGCAATCGGACTCAAGTGGTGCGGGTCAGCGGGGCGCCGTCGATTACATCGTTCTCAGCGAGCCCGACAACAATCCTGCAGGGCGCATCTTCAACACTGACGTGGGCGACCACAAACGCGACCAGTGCGTCGATCGACAACGGCGTCGGTGGAGTGTCGCCCGCCTCAGGTGGATCGATATCCGTGTCTCCTGCGTCGACAACGACCTACACGCTCACGGCCACGGGTCCCGCCGGCCAATCGACTGCACAAGCGACTATAACGGTCACGCCCGTATTCAATGCAACGATACAGGTTACTGGGTCAGGTCCCGTCAACCTGCGCACGCTTGCCAACAGTGCCGGCTACAACGGCGCCATGAACGCGACCGTGACCTTCGAGGTCGGTAACGGGGTGACCATTGCTGGCGCAGCGGGAGCGCCAAACGGCGGGATCGCCGTTGACACCGGAACGTGGCCAACGTCCAGCTACTCGATCACGCTCAATCTGACGGTCAAGAACGGTGGCAAGATCGCTGGCGGTGGCGGACGCGGTGGCTCGGGTGGTCCAGCCAATCCTGGTATGGCTGGTGGCGCGGGCGGCCTTGGCGGAGATGCAATCTATTGCCAGACGCCAATCACGATCACCATCGATAGCGGCGGTGCAGTGCAAGGTGGTGGCGGCGGTGGCGGTGGCGGTGGCGCAAGAAGAGTTGGCGGCACAATCTGGGGCGGTGGCGGTGGCGGCGGCGGATTCGCTCTCGGCCCTGGCGGTGCGTCGACTCAATCGCCTGGCGCAAATGGCAGTGCTGGGACCGTGACTAGTGGCGGGGCCGGTGGTGCAGGAGGAAGCGGTTCCGGACAAGGGGCCCCTGGTGGAGGGCCTGGTGCAGCCGGGCTCAACGGCGCCAGCGCCTCGCCTGGCCCTGGCGGTGCGGGTGGCGTTGCGGGCTATGCTGTGCGCAAGAACGGCCACACCGTTCCGGTCACGAACAATGGAACCGTGTCGGGTACGGTAGCCTAA
- a CDS encoding wall associated protein, whose amino-acid sequence MATLLKRVFRLASGVFNRTKMIALAVAMSFFSIAHAQAPPVFRTIDDNGVDLARGTFNIATTDVSIGDEGAGGLAFVRSNISGIGWRHNFQGEIRSTNGTAYSVAIGDAAETFTLSAGVYTSDQMQGATLTLASGVYTYTSSTGTVAEFAAALNDGSYDAQLYARVSTLTEPGGARQTFHYNSTSYTGQTLHRLQSVTNNLGYQLHFQFLSDTTPTDSTTVETWRTIDRVDAINNAVEYCSPTANACTLSGTWPFALYSFSGQYNIVEDSLGNQTRYDCQTSGSYRCQTMVAIRRPSSGSTNHVTIVYSSGTVTAVRHQTGTSTYDQWGYAKTGSTIVVTDPLSYTRTVVSNGAGRITSDTDALTRTTSYTYDSANRLTRMTAPEGNYVNYTYDGRGNVTQTDVVPKSGSGLSTITTTASYSGSCPNPVVCNQPNSTTDARGFTTDYTYDSTHGGVLTVTAPDPDGGGSLVRPQTRFAYDDLYAYFKNSGGSIVAAATPVWRLIEVSACATTSSCDAGADETLTTIGYGPTGAANNLLPVAITSSSGTGSVSSMSAITYDSVGNETEVDGPLAGTADTSRTYYDRNRRVTANVGPDPDGGGTLRYRAARLTYNADSQVTTTELGSIASGDLSTAPGSWTTFQALQKDTTAYNFRGQAVLSAAEGRLAHTDSWSTSSVAQQSYYANGLPECSTLRMNSADFGGGTAACAQGTGGGDRITRATYTNADQPSTLTTGYNTGSAITEQTLTYSNNGQVVTIADGNGNLTTNVYDGFDRLSRVRQPNPTTSGSSTTDYEEYTYGASTTAGLLTQVRRRDGATIAMSYDNLSRVITTTPSANGPTTTTTYDNFGRTLTVAASSRTLTYAYDQLSRLLSETHSVLGALSYQYDAAGRRTRLTWPDSFYLAYDYDTSGAVIAIRENGASSGVGVLATYTYDNLARRTLLTRGNGTTESYTYDTERRPASIVNNLATATYDQTLSFSYNEASEILTRANDNTNYQWTPLSAATTNYTDNNLNQYTAVGAASPTYDARGNLTFDGTRSYTYDIYNRVISGPASATLSYDPGGRLYEYVANPGGGAVTTRFLYDGASLIAEYNTSGNVVYRYAHGPGMDEPLIWYVGSGTSDRRWLVADERGSITATTNDSGAVLDLYTYDEYGLPNKWTGGRFRYTGQVMLGEVQLYYYKARAYDPRLGRFLQTDPIGFEGGMNLYAYVGNNPVNAVDPWGLQANDTGGIEVRGYRCPLGSICGSSGVGNAINDAGSTVRGPTPRGRGDGEGGANPVRVCSDRPGSRIQDCQDVSIGYVDLMGNYYPGTGPVPGNDFNPVEHPVITAAMMGGTVALVGCVAGGCEAIAVVAFRNLVGSTPTAAMRRAAERQLSQHGRRSVERSLRTIERRIREHERALRQYERDGGYTSSVARELRAWRRERNALRDVLGGGQ is encoded by the coding sequence ATGGCCACGCTCTTGAAGCGCGTGTTTCGATTGGCCAGCGGCGTCTTCAACCGAACAAAGATGATAGCGCTCGCTGTGGCGATGTCGTTTTTTTCAATCGCTCACGCGCAAGCGCCACCAGTGTTCCGCACGATCGACGACAACGGCGTCGATCTGGCTCGCGGTACATTCAACATCGCGACCACTGATGTATCGATTGGTGATGAGGGCGCGGGTGGTTTGGCCTTCGTCCGCTCGAATATCAGCGGCATTGGTTGGCGCCACAACTTCCAGGGCGAAATCCGGAGCACGAACGGAACGGCTTATTCCGTAGCAATTGGGGATGCCGCCGAGACGTTTACGCTGAGTGCGGGCGTATACACTTCTGATCAAATGCAGGGTGCAACGCTGACCTTGGCGTCTGGCGTCTACACCTATACGTCGTCTACCGGGACCGTTGCGGAGTTCGCAGCCGCGCTCAATGACGGCTCTTACGACGCCCAACTTTATGCACGCGTGTCCACGTTGACTGAGCCCGGTGGGGCGCGACAGACTTTTCACTACAATTCAACGTCCTACACCGGGCAGACACTGCATCGCCTCCAGTCGGTAACAAACAATCTCGGTTATCAACTCCACTTCCAGTTTCTCTCGGACACCACACCGACAGATTCAACGACGGTTGAAACATGGCGCACAATTGACCGCGTTGATGCGATCAACAACGCCGTCGAATATTGTTCGCCTACAGCAAATGCCTGCACGCTCAGCGGAACCTGGCCGTTTGCGCTCTACAGTTTCAGCGGACAGTACAACATCGTCGAAGATTCCCTCGGCAACCAGACGCGATACGATTGCCAGACGTCCGGGTCGTATCGCTGTCAGACCATGGTGGCGATCCGCAGGCCGTCGAGCGGCTCCACCAACCACGTCACGATCGTCTATTCGAGCGGGACCGTCACAGCTGTCCGCCACCAGACCGGTACAAGCACTTACGACCAATGGGGGTACGCGAAAACGGGCAGCACCATCGTCGTCACTGATCCGCTCTCGTACACCAGAACCGTGGTCAGCAACGGCGCAGGCCGCATCACGAGCGATACCGACGCGCTGACCCGCACCACAAGCTACACTTACGATAGCGCCAACCGCTTGACGCGGATGACCGCGCCTGAGGGCAATTATGTCAATTACACCTACGACGGGCGTGGCAACGTCACGCAGACCGATGTCGTGCCGAAATCGGGCTCAGGGCTGTCTACGATCACGACAACTGCGAGCTATTCCGGAAGCTGCCCAAACCCGGTCGTGTGCAACCAGCCCAACTCAACGACCGACGCGCGCGGCTTCACCACCGACTACACCTATGATTCGACGCACGGCGGTGTGTTGACCGTCACCGCACCGGACCCCGACGGCGGCGGTTCATTGGTTCGTCCCCAAACGCGCTTCGCCTACGACGACCTTTATGCCTACTTCAAGAATAGTGGCGGTTCGATCGTCGCGGCTGCGACGCCAGTCTGGCGTCTGATCGAAGTCTCGGCGTGCGCCACAACGTCGTCGTGCGACGCTGGTGCGGATGAAACGCTTACAACGATCGGCTATGGCCCGACCGGGGCTGCAAACAACCTTTTGCCTGTTGCCATCACCTCGTCGTCAGGCACTGGATCAGTTAGCTCGATGAGCGCGATCACCTATGACAGCGTCGGCAACGAGACAGAGGTGGATGGGCCTCTTGCAGGCACGGCAGATACCAGCCGCACCTATTATGACCGCAACCGTCGCGTTACAGCCAATGTCGGGCCAGACCCGGATGGTGGTGGCACCTTGCGCTATCGCGCCGCGCGGTTGACGTACAACGCCGACAGCCAGGTCACCACAACCGAGCTTGGTTCGATTGCCAGCGGTGATCTCAGCACGGCGCCGGGGAGCTGGACGACTTTCCAGGCGCTGCAAAAGGACACCACCGCCTACAATTTTCGTGGCCAGGCTGTTTTGAGCGCAGCCGAGGGGCGCCTGGCCCACACAGACAGCTGGTCAACCAGCAGCGTCGCGCAGCAGAGCTATTACGCCAACGGCTTGCCGGAATGTTCGACACTGCGCATGAACAGCGCTGACTTTGGCGGCGGCACTGCGGCGTGCGCGCAAGGCACAGGCGGCGGTGACCGGATTACGCGCGCGACCTACACCAATGCCGATCAGCCCTCCACGCTCACGACCGGCTACAACACAGGTTCGGCGATCACCGAACAGACGTTGACCTATTCCAACAACGGCCAAGTCGTCACCATCGCCGATGGCAATGGCAACCTCACGACGAACGTCTATGACGGTTTCGACCGTTTGTCGCGCGTGCGCCAGCCCAACCCCACTACAAGCGGGTCGAGCACCACCGACTACGAGGAATACACCTACGGCGCCAGCACCACTGCCGGTTTGCTGACCCAGGTGCGCCGCCGCGATGGCGCCACCATCGCCATGAGCTACGACAATCTGAGTCGCGTCATCACCACGACACCTTCAGCCAACGGCCCGACCACAACGACGACCTACGACAATTTTGGCCGCACGCTGACGGTCGCTGCGTCGAGCCGCACGCTCACCTACGCGTATGATCAGCTCTCGCGCCTGCTGAGCGAAACCCATTCGGTTTTGGGTGCGTTGAGCTACCAATATGATGCCGCTGGTCGTCGCACGCGGCTGACATGGCCGGACAGTTTTTACCTCGCTTATGATTACGACACGTCCGGCGCCGTCATCGCAATTCGAGAGAACGGCGCATCGTCTGGAGTGGGCGTGCTGGCGACTTATACGTATGACAATCTTGCCCGACGAACTTTGCTGACGCGCGGCAACGGCACGACGGAGAGTTATACCTACGACACCGAGAGACGGCCTGCGTCCATTGTGAACAACTTGGCCACGGCCACCTACGATCAGACGCTCAGCTTCAGCTACAACGAAGCCAGCGAAATTCTTACGCGCGCTAACGACAACACGAACTATCAATGGACGCCGCTGTCGGCAGCGACGACCAACTATACCGACAACAACCTCAACCAATACACCGCCGTCGGCGCGGCCAGCCCGACTTACGACGCGCGCGGCAATCTCACCTTTGACGGCACACGCTCGTACACTTATGACATCTACAATCGCGTGATTAGCGGTCCAGCGAGTGCGACGCTGTCGTATGATCCGGGCGGGCGCTTGTACGAGTACGTCGCCAATCCCGGCGGCGGTGCGGTGACGACGCGCTTTCTCTATGACGGCGCGTCGCTCATCGCTGAGTACAACACCAGCGGAAATGTGGTCTACCGCTACGCGCACGGACCCGGCATGGACGAGCCGCTGATCTGGTACGTGGGCTCCGGCACAAGCGACCGCCGGTGGCTGGTGGCCGACGAACGCGGCAGCATCACCGCCACCACCAATGATTCCGGCGCGGTGCTCGATCTGTACACCTATGACGAATACGGCCTGCCCAACAAATGGACCGGCGGACGCTTCCGCTACACCGGCCAGGTCATGCTCGGCGAAGTCCAGCTCTATTATTACAAAGCCCGCGCCTACGATCCGCGCCTAGGACGCTTCCTGCAAACTGATCCGATCGGGTTTGAGGGCGGCATGAATTTGTACGCCTATGTCGGCAACAATCCGGTGAATGCGGTTGATCCGTGGGGCCTTCAAGCCAACGACACCGGCGGAATTGAAGTTCGAGGATATCGTTGCCCGTTGGGTTCGATTTGCGGATCGAGCGGCGTCGGAAACGCGATCAACGACGCTGGCTCGACGGTGCGGGGTCCTACTCCGCGCGGTCGAGGCGACGGCGAAGGTGGGGCAAACCCGGTTCGCGTTTGCTCTGATCGGCCAGGCTCAAGAATCCAAGACTGCCAGGACGTCTCGATAGGCTACGTGGATTTGATGGGAAACTACTATCCCGGCACTGGACCGGTGCCAGGAAACGACTTCAATCCGGTCGAGCACCCCGTGATTACCGCTGCGATGATGGGCGGCACAGTCGCTCTAGTCGGTTGCGTTGCTGGAGGGTGTGAAGCGATTGCCGTTGTTGCGTTTCGAAACCTTGTGGGTTCCACTCCTACCGCCGCCATGAGGCGCGCGGCGGAGCGCCAGCTTTCTCAACATGGGAGGCGTTCGGTGGAAAGGTCGCTAAGGACGATCGAAAGGCGAATCCGTGAGCATGAAAGAGCCCTTCGTCAGTACGAGCGGGACGGTGGGTATACATCGTCAGTGGCGCGGGAGCTCCGTGCGTGGCGACGCGAACGGAATGCTTTGCGGGATGTATTGGGAGGCGGCCAATGA